tcccaacttgcttaggatggagacagagagatcccggccaaatcgatctgcaagaaacaaagcaggagttaagcaaaagaagtaaaccgaggctcaaatatcgaagcataaaagcaaagggggcctcataccgaccccactcaccctggctgagggtcggtatgaggccgacgtgacaaagcggctcgtcttgaaggacgatctgcgtcggaggcatccatcccttcggcgtgccatccttctcagcctcgaacatgctcattgcccgcacttcgCCGTCATTAAGAtaaaccttcttggcgtccatcttaatcttattacgggagacatatctttcatgctcccccGACTCTCACaacgcaaattgacgcggcgccGAAGGACCGGGCGAtgggatagtcctccggaacctcgacatatacccaccgccccttccagtctttgcaggatgtcagcttggagacggtcttgtaacccggctcggtctgcacgctgtaccaccccatgacgccttgggtagacagccgaagatggtggagccggcggaaaaggttcaccgttggggcctcccccttaaagagacaaaaccatacgaagccaataatcgtcctaatggccaacgggtgcagttgtgccacggcgacattcatggctttgattatggccgagacgtgttcattaagaggaaaacggagcccatactccagatgtctaaTATACACGCCTATACAACCTTCGGGAGAGGGCAACAGATCGCTGATCACCCAcagggacaataattctataccccctgccgaagttgtagtggtcttcgaaaagttcaggcccggaggcacgagcgaacttgttcgtccaaacgagatcaggtttaatcgagcaggcttcgccgtgccacaagtaatgcggcctctctgaatcagattgggtcttttcctcctcatcatcatcaaaatcctcgaGAGATTTCTCGTCGATTTCAGGAGAAGACGACTTGCGACCCCCGAACCCTACCGGGCAGACAACTAGTGGCTCCTGTTCAGCGGGACGCGACGGTTCGTCCCCCGGGGTTGAGGTACTAGGCGGAGcgtcagcagcagacatggtggcaacgaatacttaacaaataaaagttggggaagaatttgtttttaccttgaaagaaagtgttacgccgagtaacgcttcgaaaattatagagagaaaactcttcgaaaactagagagGAAATTTTTCTTGAAAAAGAAGTTTGCGCAGCAAAAtgaggggcatactgctctatttatagagcaaagcccattcggtggaccaatcagagcacagcccatgaagcgtccaccaatcaacaccaggccacgtgtcaagcatgcagccgcagaatgtcaatcgacatacagtgacccatcttcttcgacacgctccttggtatctacttgccaacggccagctgatcaaccaagcttggcagcatcggccgggggcaatcaaaagcaaacGGCACccccaaccttggtctcggccagcgccatttccttttccacattcgatgtccattacacaacaatgtgaaggggggatatggtacggcctgaacaggaccaagccgaggaagaagttcgacatgcgcagaatacgctcaacacgcatcgaaggtccataccacggcatagactacgctgggggcaaattgatggggcatattctgcacccgctgaccaagtcaacatattgaccaaggtcaaagctaaaagacaacaagtcaaaagaaaaacggcctaaccgacaaagcctgtcggcctgtcacttgggtctcggctcggcaactaaccggccgagaggcatatccgtatactcacatccagtcccctcggcatggagtcaaccaggcctgccggcctatcatgggtccctcggccgagggtaagacagtctttccacctgctacgccacttggccactacgtgacaaaaggtgaaagtttataaatactccacatctctcattgagaaatcaACTGGAAAATCTAGTATAaaactctcttatctctctacaatatactttgccaagttaaacatacaacttatctctctaagtttactgacttgagcgtcggagtgagtacgctcggccccaagccgagccctcagtttgttcatctttagaggaaagagtgaaaggaagagacgagcgacgacatcattctacaagctcaagtggtcacaatcctgctccggaattacacccggaacagaccTAAATAATAAGAGACACAGCGGAAATAGAGATGTTTGACTTGTTCATCAGTAGCAAATCTCAGCCACATCTGAACATCGCCATTTATCTTTGGATCTCGAAACTCTTCATGGAAATCATCGATAGTGAGGTGAAAAGTATCAAGGGTGGGCCTTCTATGAAGCATTAGCACATTTCGAACAAAGCGGGCAGAACTCGTAAAAGCCACATGAATGCTTGGCGGTTTATCAACCATTCTACCATAGTATTCATTGAAATCAAACCTAAGAGCAGGAACCAGAGTCCAAAGGTTTTGAAATCGCCGAAGTAACATTGTTCTAACAGCATCTAGAGTCGGCATAAATGATAGTATATGGAGAATCACTTCATCAGGCAAGCCCCTCAACCTATCCTCATTGCTTTCACAACTTCTCTTCCTGGAAACTGATTCCATGGTTCTCAAGTTTATCCTAACAACTGTAAAACATAAACTTACCTCAAATTCCGGAGAACACCCATCTCAAATTTATTGTTAGTTACTCACTCAGTCCCGGTGAATTCTTTAGTTTGCTTTTCGCACAAAGACCAAGTACGAAACAAATTGAACATGGGTTGTGAGAGACTCTCTTTGGTTTGTTATATGGGAAAAATACTACGGAGTACACTATATAACACAACCTAAATAATTGACTTAAATACGTAGATGATTGACCGGGACAAAGGGAGTAAGGGATGAAAttcaaaatcaacatgcaaaGTTATGAACAAACAATAAAAAAgggcaaaattaatcaaattaaagaTAAGTGACATACCTGTAGATTATAGATATAAGAAAAATGGAGATGGGAACTATCGTTAATGGAGATTGGTGTTTTTGATGACAAATTAGGGTAAAAAGGTCATTTTTAAGAGGGAGGAAAGTTAAGAGTCTAATTACACTGTCAACTGTCAAGTCACAAATCAACAGTCTTTAAACACTTGACTTCAGACTCTTCagtaatacttcctccattcaacttcactctaccaatttgtaaaatgcacaagtattaaggtaacaataaacaagtaattaaagtacAAATGGATTTGTGCAAATTGCTTTATTAAATCTTATTGGCTAAACTTAGTGGGCTATTTAGTGGCAATTTGTGTAAATAAGATGTTGTCATTAGGACAAAAGGGTTATTTGGCATTCTTTTTttggaaagtggtagagtggagttgaatggatgaaaatagaaatatggtagagtggagttgaatggaggaagtactccGTAACAAAATATTTTGATGGACATTTTACGAAAAGGTCACGTCTTCGTGTCTTACGTAATTATTGCACGAGACTCGGCCAAATGagcaaattggtaaaaaaagtatGGGCTAAGtgataaattggtaaaaaaaaaacttAGCAAAGTGACATATTGGTAAAAAAAGTTGATGATGGTAAGCGTCAAACTGGTAAAAAAATATTTCCGAGGACAATTTGACGGAAAATTGGTAAAATAAACATTTCGGAGGACAATTTGACGAAAAATAAAACATTATTTAGACTAACTTATTACCGGATTGTTCCTACCATAAAACCATCTTATAAAACTTTCCGAATGGATCCATCTACTGTTTCTTATTCTAATTCCTCCGTAAATTCCATTTCGCTAAATACTTAGGTTGATTTATGACCTCAttttaacattttttttaaaaaattctcTTTCGAATCAGATCAACTTTAGAGTTAACTTTCGGGTCATGTTAACCTTTCCAAAGTCTAATACTCCGTAGTTTGTTTGGCTAGACAAAGAGGAAGGACATGGCGGATTGGCAAGGAGGAATGGAAAAAAAAGTTTAAACTTGGCCTAATGATAAAATTGCTTTTACATAAAAATATTTCATCATGTTTTTTGTCGAATAAACGCAAATAATTTGACAAACAATGATAAAGTTGCTTTTACATAAAAATATTTGATAGAAAATGTTTACTTATTTGGAAACCAAAATTCACGTTAAATAaaaaatatttgtaatattaccgTGTTTTATTTTCAGTTAAATTATCCTCAGAAacgtttttttaccaatttgtcacttatcatccttttttttttaccaatttgtcaatttgcttagtttttttttaccaatttatcacttatccccttttttttttttaccaatttggttaTTTGGCCCACGAGACTCTCACCCATTTTATAAACGCAAATTTCTTGTTTTAGACGACTACGAGCATATGTGATCATTTTATGATTAAATGTAACCACAATCCCCTaattactaaaagaataggtgaaaCTCTAAATTTTCCAGCCTAaacatatttcctaaaataaggTTTAGTTTTTTTATCATATTCTATAAGTATGATGGGCTATAAATTATAATATACATAATCTtttagatttatatatttatgtcatttaGTATTTCACGTTCTATACAAATTTATCTCCAGTTTTTTTAAGATATAAAAAGGATTTTTTTTAAAGAATCATACGATAAAAATTCATtgattttttatgataaaaagttaCGACTAAAAATATATTATCAGTACAATTTTATAAAATCACACCATTAATAtctcagtaaaaaaaaaaaaaaaaaaaaaaaaaaaaaaaaaaaaaaaaaaacctttaattgaaatactcatttcatgattgatacgattttgattttgatttttcaaatcaaaatataacgaccagaaacataaaaaaaaagtAGTTAATATAAATTTCATGAATAATATATTaaaaaaagtaaaactctatatataccgtgcatacactgcacgggatctaaactagtggTATAATAATTAATAAGTGTTACAGTTTATGGTTTCTTGTTTTTCAATAGTGGTCACATTTAgctgtaaaatggttacaaaattcCGTCTTATTACTTTAGACCAAAATGGTCCATCTAAAGTAAAACCAACTATTTTATAAAGAACAACTTATTTATTAGAGAATatgaattaatttttttttttttcaaaagtgGACAATCTCTTATTCTATAATTTATTTATGTTGATGCATGAGCATACTCGGAAAGAGCAAGCAACACAGGTTACTTAGAGAGAGCAAGGAACCTAGAGCTGTCCATACGGTTTCCTAAACCGTGTATTAGAAATTACGTCAAGTTTTGTGTTCATAATTTAGTTTCCTAAAATTAGTTTCCTAATTAGTTTAAGGTAATTGTTGTTTCTTTCCTAATTTTAGTAGAGGGCAAAATAAGGCAATTATGCCATATAGAAGTCGGTTTCCTAATCACAAGAGAGATGTAAGGAGATTTTAGTCGGCCTAATCTACTAAAAATAGAGGagtttgtattcagttttattcatCCAATTTTAGTTAATACAAGATTTTATTCATCCAATTTTGAATTTGCCTAAAATATGCATTGATTTGACAAGAGTTGAAGTCGCATGGTAAATACTTGAAATTCACTTCTTGAAGAGATACGACACCAAAATCACGTTCAGCTGAATAGGTCGAGGTGATATTGCACATATTGAGATATCCAGATTTTTCAGGCTGGGACAATTAAGAGTACAACTTGTgttgtacattttttttttttttggtctaaaccatccggtaatccgaaccatattgggccgactaatccggatttcggggcgtgtccaaggattacggtatttaaacccctctcaatcgcagttgtggggatCGATcggcagacctccctaccaagcgcagccccatgctaccactgcgccaaccaacgattggtaacTTCTGTTGTACATGTGAAGGTACAGCTTACGAACACTCGGAGAATTAATATTCAAACCCGACAACCCTAGACCTAAAGGGATATTTATAAATAATTCTTGTAGACAAGGGCATCCAGATATCAACTGATCGAAAGCCTTGGTACTTCCATAAACATGTAGAAGCgataattttcttaaatttaccATTTGAGGTCGAGACTGATGCTCATAATGCTTGAGCGTACAGCCAAGCAGTGTAAGCGTAGCAAGATATTGACTTGTGAAAACGCAACAGGGTGGATCGAAATAATAAAGAGCATTATAATGGAAAAAGAGATCTTTGACATCTCTTTCGACTTTGAACATCATCAATTATCTTCACATATTTCGACATTTTTTCCAAGTTGCCAGTACAAAGGCGAAAATTATCAATGGTGGACCTTCTATTAAGCAACAGCGCATTTCGGACAAAGCATGCGAAACTCGAAGAAGACACATGAGTGCTTGGTGGTTTATCATCGATACAAATCATTTCATCAGAgtattcatcaaaatcaaatctaAGAGCAGGAACAAAAGTCCACAGGTTTTGAAATCGGCGAACTAACATTGTTCTAACAGCATCTAGAGTAGGCATCAATGGAAGTATATGAACAATCACATCATCAGGCAAACCACTCAATAATAAATGAAAACGTAAATAATTGACCGGGACAGGGGAAGCAAACTAACAAAGGATGAATAATAATACTTGATTACGAACAAAATTAAACAAGAGAATCATGAATGAAGTGATTAAGTAACAACAAATACCTGATTGAAAAGAGGGATTCTTTTGTTGGAAGAGATTATGATGAACAAATTATCTCAAAATTTCCGAATTTGATCCCAGAATGCAAACCAGGGTTTCACCTTGACTCTAGAATTCAACAACTGGTAATGAAAGAGGGTTACTACGTGTTTTTCAGATTCGCCCATTGTTTGTTCCAGTCAAATGTATAAAAGTTCACGATCAGTATGGAATCAATATATGAATGATGCTTAATTAGCTGAAAGAAACAGATTAATCAAATGTATAGAAGTTCAGTAACTTTCGAACAAATACGTAAATCATACCTTAAAAGCTACAGATGACAATGAAATAAGCTCAGCATTTTGAATTCGCCTAAAATATGCATTAATTCCACCAGAATTGCAATCCCGTGGTAAATCCTTGAAATTCACTTCTTGAAGAGATATGACACCAATCATGTTCAGTATAACATGTGTTTCACATATTGCGATATCCAGAATTTTCAGGCTGGGACAATTAAGATTATAACTTCCTTCGTACACGCGAAGGTACAGCTTACGAACACTTGGAGAATTAATATTCAAACTCAACAACTCTGGACCAAAAGCGGTATTAATAAATAATTCTTGTAGACAAGGGCATCCAGATATCAACTGATTGAAAGCCTTAGTACTTCCATAAACATATAGAAGCgataattttcttaaatttaccATTTGAGGTTGAGACTGATGCTCATAATGCTTAAGCGTACAGCCAGCAAGTGTAAGCGTAACAAGATATTGACTTGTGAAAACGCAACCAGGTGGATCGAAAAAAGGAGCATTATAATGGAAATAGAGATCTTTGACTTCTCTTTCAACAGCATATCTCAGCAACATTCGAACATCACCAATTATCTTCGTATCTTTCGACTTTTCTCCCAATTCGCCAATACAAAGGCGAAAAGTATCAATGGTGGACCTTCTATTAAGCAACAGCGCATTTCGGACAAAGCAGGTGAAACTCGAAAAAGCCACATGAGTGCTTGGTGGTTTATCATCGATACAAATCATTTCATGAAAATCAAATCTAAGAGCAGGAACAAAAGTCCACAGGTTTTGAAATCGGCGAAGTAACATTGTTCTAACAGCATCTAGAGTAGGCATAAATGAAAGTATATGCACAATCAATTCATCAGGCAAACCACTCAACCTATCTTCAATACCATCATTACTTTCACAACTGGTACTATTCTTGGACATTGATTCCATGGTTTTCGATTTTTATCCTAACAATAATTGTATAACAAAAACTTAGCTCAAATTTCCGAGAAAACCCGTCTCAAATTCAAATTGTTAATGTCTTTGTCCCGATGAATTCTTTACGTTTGGTTTTTGCACAAAGACCAAGTATGAAACAAATTGCACATGGGTTGTATGAGACTCTCTTTGGTAATGTAATAAGGGAAAAACATACTGAACTAAAATACGCAACCTAAGTACTCCGTAAATGAGCCCAAAAATGAAAACGGTAAATAATTGACCGGGAAAGAGGAAGCAAACTAGCAAAGGATGAATAATAATACTTGATTACGAACAAAATTAGACAAGAGAATCATGAATGAAGTGATTAAGTACGGAGTACTACTTTAGGGTGAAGAAAACGAAGAAATTGATGAAACGAATTGAGGAGAAATGTAACAACAAATACCTGATTGAAATGAACAGATTATGATGAACAGATTATCTAAAATTTCTGAATTTGAACCCAGAATGCAAACCAGGGTTTCACCTTCACTCTAGAATTCAAcaagtgtgttttttttttggtcaaatgGGAACATCCCCATTTCCTCCCCCTTCATTTCGGAAATGGatctctccatttcctttctctccatttcctctcacaatctatttaaataataattaccccttcattctcatttctcctttatttttatgcgtaaatttatAACCGTTAGATGTTGCCAAAATACGATCCGGACCATTCATAGgtgttccgggtatgaattccgaagtaggtttgtttaccacgctagctttgtcgaataatgcctcttctagccttgattgctctcctcggcctctcctgcaacaatgagcaaactgagggcttggctttgtgccaagcgtactcactccgacgctcaagtcagtgaacttattgtgattaagtagtatgtaGCTTGATGAcgaatattgtagagagatgagagagataataccaatttaagtggttcttaggttagattctggatccccttctcaatgagagaggtggagtatttatagactttcaccttttgtcacgtagtggccaagtggccaagtggctagcaggtggaaagactgatctaccctcggccgagggacccatggcaggccgaagGGCccagttgactccatgccgaggggtcttggatatgagtacgcggatgtgtctccCGCCGGTTAGTTAGCAGCCGAGAGACGGGTGATCGGCCGATAGGCCGTCACCGGATATCTTTGTTTAAAGTCGTTGATCGGtcggatatctttgacctcgctcaatatgttgactcggtcaatggggtgcagaatatgccccatcaatttgcccccagcgtagtctatgccgtggtatgggctccgatgtatgttgagcgtatattctgcgcaagtgaaaattttctgccccggcttcttcttcctcggcttacTTCTGtacaggccgtaccatatcccccctccacatggatgggtATTGGACATTTGATGTGGAAGAGAAGATGCTGCTGGCCGGCGgacccaaggttgagagtgccggtgtgCTTTCGATTTGCCCCaggccggtgctacctagcttggttaatCATAttgccggcggagaacagatattTTAGGATTTTGCttaggaagatgaataggcaaagggatatgaaggggcgtgttgaagacgcttgttactttgttgcattgattgacattcaactgttgcgtcgattgacattccgtgtacgcatgcctgacatgtgtctcttcgttgattggctgacgcttcatgggctgcgcTTTGATTGGTCCTCCTTTGTGGGCCTTGGCCTATAAATACCAGATCTTTGAAGTGAAATTGGTTACTAATTTCATTCATTCCAAAAAATTTTTCTTCTTTCTAGATCTAGAACTTCAAGTGTTTCTTTCTCTTCCAATCTTCAGAATTTTtacgtcggcgtagcacttttcttcaaggtaaaccaaaAAAAacttatcatcttttaatttgttttaagtaattgttgtgaaccatgtcttctgctgacgccggtCCCAGTTACCGTGCACCGGGGGGTTCCCCGGcgcgttttgatgaggaggaggcggtAGCCGCCGTTCCGTTAAGGTCGGGGGCcttaggtctccttctcccgaagttgaccgCAAAGTCCTGGAGCAAAGGGGAGGATGATgacgatgttgatgatgatgaggaaaggaatcCTTCCGGTGGGGAGAGGTCAACCCCCGCATCATTATGATGCCCGTACTACGGCGCCGATCGTGGTTTTATCGATAAGTTCATCCGCCGCTCGCTCAATTTTTCAAGATCACTTCTTTTTTGGCCAGGGGTACAACATTGTTATCCCCGGAGAGGGTCAGccgccgtctgttgccctcccccgggtcacatcggcgtatatatgaggcacctggagtatggtctccggtttcctctcaatatgTACGTCTCTACTATAATTCAGCGATGAACGTTGCGGCGCGGCCTTCACCCTTTGgccgttaggactatagtcggcttcgtGTGGCTGTGTCTCTTCAGGGGGGTGATCCCAACGGTAAACTTATTCCGCCGAATTCATTTTCTTCGAATGAATGTTCAAGGTGGCCGGGGGTGGTATAGCGTCCAGACTGAGCCAGGCTATCTCACCGTGCCTAAGCTCACCTCTTG
This sequence is a window from Silene latifolia isolate original U9 population chromosome 8, ASM4854445v1, whole genome shotgun sequence. Protein-coding genes within it:
- the LOC141596435 gene encoding F-box/FBD/LRR-repeat protein At5g56420-like isoform X3; amino-acid sequence: MESMSKNSTSCESNDGIEDRLSGLPDELIVHILSFMPTLDAVRTMLLRRFQNLWTFVPALRFDFHEMICIDDKPPSTHVAFSSFTCFVRNALLLNRRSTIDTFRLCIGELGEKSKDTKIIGDVRMLLRYAVEREVKDLYFHYNAPFFDPPGCVFTSQYLVTLTLAGCTLKHYEHQSQPQMVNLRKLSLLYVYGSTKAFNQLISGCPCLQELFINTAFGPELLSLNINSPSVRKLYLRVYEGSYNLNCPSLKILDIAICETHVILNMIGVISLQEVNFKDLPRDCNSGGINAYFRRIQNAELISLSSVAFKLLNSRVKVKPWFAFWDQIRKF
- the LOC141596435 gene encoding F-box protein At4g09920-like isoform X2 — encoded protein: MESMSKNSTSCESNDGIEDRLSGLPDELIVHILSFMPTLDAVRTMLLRRFQNLWTFVPALRFDFHEMICIDDKPPSTHVAFSSFTCFVRNALLLNRRSTIDTFRLCIGELGEKSKDTKIIGDVRMLLRYAVEREVKDLYFHYNAPFFDPPGCVFTSQYLVTLTLAGCTLKHYEHQSQPQMVNLRKLSLLYVYGSTKAFNQLISGCPCLQELFINTAFGPELLSLNINSPSVRKLYLRVYEGSYNLNCPSLKILDIAICETHVILNMIGVISLQEVNFKDLPRDCNSGGINAYFRRIQNAELISLSSVAFKKICSIKKMELPQNRWKRIVLHPQWNRERCLEVICMLIKSSINLEELVIYAGELWVSEFSMIGILLL